A part of Xenopus tropicalis strain Nigerian chromosome 4, UCB_Xtro_10.0, whole genome shotgun sequence genomic DNA contains:
- the prrt3 gene encoding proline-rich transmembrane protein 3: MAERSTVHVWIYLATLVLLGPSVAFSKFDNITNAKPINNLTGEMKDYSGKPEVPQVLNLEESGGDLSHTRPSGERFGSYLPTSVLGRGEEPVEKTEDHIENNFNEFLTQDKKIMLSAASNKVSQMGSVTTVRPDAEEALVEHTLQKGQPSKSEMLQLFSNSKNIDLDRGSSDRIKPLSTNEKLSSHSHEGSLQILNHIEHDKEQERGKGFLSTVRPTISTIALIKATLSSGQTSPVTEIQKLQIESGDEHLRKVLQKNTLDTQDSRARNNFLDNNLIPKEQGMQPSEKYNAAYRTTEGYTALQLDSGPGGNEVVSADTELNHKSMEYPKGGNTIFEESKSENKTNPPHFSPVIQEKQIIHNVPHGSDISTSTHGTSGHLLPLSPSLQDEPSTLRPSLNKTSPFASFDPRSHFTLEAKSRTQTEQILPAPTKTFRTEINNEATNGLISYSQDIPPSSMQPHETPTPAMQIYGKNSEKSQVGNGSLVEAGKGSAKPATTQKGPMASSAPPGLLMSTTWKMSETRQKDLVPQTLQPQKGETTTPHIVMNVSRRTGRRGEIIVTTQRAVQRPRMMGVPTSSPSKKPTAETPLCTKAGGACEYLGSNKTLLNWDDLQRTLSFAWDMHVYGSGTLFALLAVIALVNLIGSPIVCVPYLPYIITSNALLFVIGILRSVFFLLDPYATKSKISHGLALVLYNITFPLMLSTFAILVLLVMKIASLQLLPPKLQTLPLLGFIGVIHFIVLLSADLLTHLLNPSVNIVLQILSISWGIFLMVGNFVAYYRLRGSSKDIANENQRVSPTCEDIVSVQTQERNMRCLFTSSRVLLVSSFFGLLCCGLQVYAVLWLYGLLGKKNEFTWSWWFLQFWFRIFELGLCFSLLFVASHSFCQQCSSSDHTCWSKIISYFCTYKKAEVAEYPNNCYDWTNSIQERVVNNNISKSLIRNEPENVPLKMLKENNEIKSGSVLCNNSSPASPLFKPRPDVIFGPKSQNMIIGRSYTSICFEKESMLSLTDLEFRPPSPINLSRSIDEALFREHLVRDSIFLDSSLQYPSYLTRQESCSSLKESSAMNQTVDPLISSDLKMRRCSNPDYMYTLARSSSMTEVDSPSEDLQQSKDLPRDITTENVVSGSSMDSVSKGSIKISWNPWRHGLSSVESLPLEEAPSTQLLKQGSQPSIRSKGSEPEKTFGKRFIERSQTTDSNSLASDTIEL; the protein is encoded by the exons ATGGCTGAACGTTCAACTGTCCACGTGTGGATTTACCTGGCTACCTTAGTACTTCTTGGGCCTTCAGTTGCTTTTTCTAAATTTGACAATATCACAAATGCAAAACCTATCAACAATCTTACTGGGGAAATGAAGGACTATTCTGGGAAACCTGAGGTCCCACAGGTTTTAAATCTGGAGGAAAGTGGAGGAGATCTGTCACATACCAGACCATCTGGAGAAAGGTTTGGCAGCTACCTCCCAACATCTGTACTTGGTCGTGGTGAGGAGCCAGTGGAAAAAACAGAGGATCACATAGAAAATAACTTCAATGAATTCTTGACTCAGGATAAAAAAATAATGCTGAGTGCAGCTTCTAATAAAGTCAGCCAAATGGGCTCAGTGACAACTGTCAGACCTGACGCTGAGGAAGCACTGGTGGAACACACTCTTCAAAAGGGTCAACCAAGCAAATCAGAAATGTTGCAGCTCTTCTCAAATTCTAAGAACATTGACTTAGACAGAGGGAGTTCTGATAGAATCAAACCCCTATCAACCAATGAGAAGTTGTCATCTCACAGTCATGAAGGGTCATTGCAAATACTGAATCACATTGAGCACGACAAGGAACAAGAGCGGGGGAAAGGATTCCTTAGTACTGTCCGCCCAACTATTTCAACCATAGCCTTAATAAAGGCCACACTGTCATCGGGGCAAACCAGTCCCGTCACCGAGATACAGAAACTGCAAATTGAGAGTGGGGATGAGCATTTAAGAAAAGTACTACAAAAGAACACTTTAGATACTCAAGATAGTCGTGCCAGGAACAATTTTCTGGATAATAATTTAATTCCAAAAGAACAAGGTATGCAGCCTTCAGAGAAATACAATGCTGCATACAGAACCACAGAGGGCTACACAGCCTTGCAATTGGACAGTGGGCCAGGAGGCAATGAGGTCGTATCTGCAGATACAGAATTAAATCACAAAAGCATGGAATATCCAAAGGGTGGAAACACTATTTTTGAGGAATCCAAGTCAGAAAATAAAACAAACCCTCCTCATTTTTCTCCTGTTATCCAAGAGAAACAAATTATACATAATGTTCCCCATGGTAGTGACATATCAACTTCAACCCATGGGACTTCAGGTCATCTTCTGCCATTAAGCCCATCTCTTCAGGATGAACCATCCACATTGAGGCCTTCTCTTAACAAGACCTCTCCATTTGCTTCCTTTGATCCAAGAAGCCATTTTACTCTAGAAGCAAAATCAAGAACCCAAACAGAACAGATTCTGCCTGCTCCCACAAAAACCTTCAGAACTGAGATTAACAATGAAGCGACCAATGGGTTGATTTCTTATTCACAGGACATCCCACCATCTTCTATGCAACCTCATGAAACTCCAACACCAGCGATGCAAATATATGGCAAAA ATTCTGAAAAATCTCAGGTGGGAAATGGAAGTTTGGTAGAGGCCGGCAAAGGATCTGCAAAGCCAGCAACTACACAGAAAGGCCCAATGGCCAGCAGTGCGCCCCCCGGACTTCTGATGTCTACAACTTGGAAGATGTCAGAGACAAGACAGAAAG ATTTGGTGCCACAGACCCTTCAACCCCAAAAAGGAGAAACCACTACACCACATATTGTAATGAATGTTTCAAGAAGAACAGGGCGCCGTGGGGAAATAATTGTTACTACTCAACGGGCTGTTCAAAGACCACGCATGATGGGGGTTCCAACGAGTTCTCCATCTAAAAAACCTACAGCGGAAACACCACTATGCACCAAGGCAGGAGGCGCGTGTGAATATCTTGGATCCAACAAGACTCTTCTAAACTGGGATGACTTGCAACGCACTCTGAGTTTTGCCTGGGATATGCACGTTTATGGAAGTGGAACCCTCTTTGCTTTATTAGCTGTCATTGCCTTGGTCAACCTTATCGGGTCTCCAATTGTTTGTGTGCCCTACCTTCCGTATATCATAACTTCGAATGCACTCTTGTTTGTGATTGGCATCCTTAGAAGCGTGTTCTTTCTTTTAGATCCTTATGCAACAAAGTCAAAGATTTCTCATGGACTTGCCTTGGTTCTTTATAACATCACGTTCCCTCTTATGCTCTCTACATTTGCCATCTTAGTCCTGTTGGTTATGAAGATTGCTTCTCTTCAGTTGCTCCCTCCAAAGCTGCAAACTCTCCCTTTGCTTGGTTTCATTGGAGTTATTCATTTCATTGTTCTTCTGAGTGCAGACCTTCTCACCCACTTGCTGAACCCTTCTGTAAACATTGTCTTGCAGATACTTTCAATCTCCTGGGGCATATTCCTGATGGTGGGAAACTTTGTGGCCTATTATAGGCTGAGGGGAAGTAGCAAAGATATAGCAAATGAGAACCAGAGAGTATCACCAACCTGTGAGGACATTGTGTCTGTGCAAACCCAAGAAAGGAATATGAGGTGTCTCTTTACATCATCTAGAGTCCTGCTAGTTAGTAGCTTTTTTGGGTTGCTGTGCTGTGGTTTGCAGGTATACGCTGTACTATGGCTATATGGGTTACTCGGAAAAAAGAATGAATTCACTTGGTCCTGGTGGTTTCTGCAGTTCTGGTTCCGGATCTTTGAACTGGGCTTGTGTTTTTCATTGCTGTTTGTGGCTTCGCACAGCTTCTGCCAGCAGTGCAGTAGTAGCGACCACACCTGCTGGTCCAAAATAATTAGCTATTTCTGTACCTACAAAAAAGCAGAGGTTGCAGAGTATCCAAACAACTGCTATGACTGGACAAATAGCATTCAAGAAAGGGTAGTTAATAACAATATCTCTAAGAGCCTTATCCGCAATGAGCCGGAGAATGTCCCTCTTAAAATGCTAAAGGAAAACAATGAAATCAAGTCTGGCTCCGTACTGTGCAACAATAGCAGCCCTGCTTCTCCTCTTTTCAAGCCTAGACCAGATGTTATCTTTGGCCCCAAATCCCAAAACATGATTATTGGACGATCATATACTAGTATTTGCTTTGAAAAGGAATCTATGCTATCGCTGACTGATCTGGAATTTCGCCCTCCTTCACCCATAAATCTGAGCAGAAGCATAGATGAGGCGTTATTCAGGGAGCATCTGGTCAGGGACAGCATATTTTTAGATTCAAGTCTTCAGTATCCAAGTTACCTAACCAGGCAAGAATCGTGTTCTTCCTTAAAGGAAAGCTCTGCTATGAACCAGACAGTTGACCCTCTGATCTCATCAGATTTGAAAATGAGAAGATGCAGCAACCCTGACTATATGTACACCCTGGCCAGAAGTAGCTCGATGACTGAAGTTGATTCGCCAAGTGAGGATCTACAGCAAAGTAAAGACCTTCCACGTGACATAACAACAGAAAATGTTGTCTCAGGCAGTTCCATGGATAGCGTCTCGAAAGGGTCAATCAAAATTAGCTGGAACCCATGGCGCCATGGGCTGTCCTCGGTGGAGAGTCTTCCACTGGAGGAAGCCCCAAGCACCCAGCTCCTAAAGCAAGGATCCCAGCCCAGCATCCGGTCAAAGGGCAGCGAACCTGAGAAGACATTTGGAAAGAGGTTCATTGAGAGAAGCCAGACAACTGACTCGAATAGTCTTGCTAGTGACACCATTGAACTATGA